One genomic segment of Hemiscyllium ocellatum isolate sHemOce1 unplaced genomic scaffold, sHemOce1.pat.X.cur. scaffold_783_pat_ctg1, whole genome shotgun sequence includes these proteins:
- the mrpl52 gene encoding 39S ribosomal protein L52, mitochondrial: protein MLAACLLGGLRRILGTPLAPAAGWVSPEGARGAGSAWRLSLGQARSGTEYGPVTDLPDWSFADGRPSPPLKGQIRRQQQAEAMARRIVMLTNELDRGMERWQAQQAALCRQREERQLNQPRLKGAKQRARARAPGGSGHNFGKIK from the exons ATGCTCGCTGCCTGTTTGCTCG GGGGGCTCCGGAGGATCCTCGGGACACCCCTGGCCCCCGCCGCGGGATGGGTCAGTCCCGAGGGGGCGCGCGGGGCCGGCAGCGCGTGGCGCCTCAG CCTGGGCCAAGCCCGCAGTGGGACTGAGTACGGGCCGGTGACGGATCTGCCCGACTGGTCCTTTGCAG ATGGGAGACCCTCTCCACCATTAAAGGGACAGATTCGAAGGCAGCAGCAGGCAGAGGCGATGGCG agacggatagtgatGTTGACCAATGAGCTGGACAGGGGGATGGAGCGATGGCAGGCACAGCAGGCTGCCCTCTGCAGGCAGAGAGAGGAACGTCAGCTCAACCAACCCCGACTGAAAGGTGCCAAGCAGAGAGCGAGAGCCAGGGCCCCAGGGGGCAGTGGGCACAACTTCGGCAAAATAAAATGA